A stretch of DNA from Thermanaerosceptrum fracticalcis:
AAATACCGGGGATCTCCCGCAGAGGCTACCAGCTTGCCTTCACTATCTACTACAGCCACAACGCCGCGGTGGACACTTTCCACCACATCCCCGCGTGTCACTTCAACCAGTTTTACTACTTCCATTGATTTCATCCTTTCGTTTCGCCACTCTTACATTATTCACCCGAAGATCAAAAATTCATCTTCTACTCTTTTAGTAACATTAAGAAAGACGAGCATCACTCGCCTTACCACTTAAGTAATATACCATATTTGGAAAATAGTTACCAGTTCTTTGTTAAACACACTAAACCCACGTTGTTCTACAAATGCAAAAAACGTGGCCTTTACCACGTTTCTATTATGTATTCCAACTTACTAACAACTAACAACTAAATTACAGTTCCACCAGCCCGAGGCTGATCTCCAAGGCACGGCTTACTTTACCCATGGTTACTTCATCCAGGCTGGAAACCTTCTCCTGGAGACGCCTTTTATCGATTGTACGAATCTGTTCCGTTAAGATTACAGAATCTTTGGTCAAACCACAGCTTTCACAGGATATTTCCACATGGGTAGGCAGCTTGGCCTTGTCAAGCTGGCTGGTTATGGCAGCAACAATCGTTGTAGGGCTGTATTGGTTGCCTATGTCATTTTGAATGATTAATACGGGGCGTGTACCCCCTTGCTCCGATCCTACCACAGGACTGAGGTCAGCATAGAAGATATCCCCTCTTTTTACTGTAACCATATCAGAGACACTCCACTAATTTGTTTTGGTAAAGGATATCTACCTCTAGTTCGGAATAAAATGCCTCCTGAGCTAAAGTAAGATTGATTTGGGCCATCTCCAGATAGCCTCTGCGCATCTGTTCCCGCAGATTTTTTCTTTTGGTTTCTGCTAAATAAAACCGCATGGCCTCTCTAATGAATTCGCTGCGGTTCTTCTTCTCTATGGTCATTATCCCGTCAACTTCCTCTAAGAGATCTGCGGGGAGACAAATCATGATGCGCTTAGTCTCTGACACAAAAAGCACCTCCCAATGGAAATAAAAAACCCAGCCTAAAGCATAGGTGCTATATCATTATATATATTATGCGTATATATCGTCAATAATTAAGTTATTTAACATAAACTCTGGGTACACGGGCAGAAATCATGCAGGTAATTTCATAATTTATAGTGCCCAATTTTTGCGCCAATTCATCCACAGAGATAAATTTGTCGCCATCATGACCAATAAGGGTTACCATATCCCCCTGTTTTACCTGGGGCTCTAAACCTGTGGCATCAAACATACATTGATCCATGCAAATCCTGCCAACCACCGGCGCCAACTGGCCCCGGTAAATTACTTGAGCCTGGCCCGAAAGCAAACGGGAATAACCGTCAGCATAGCCTAGTGGCAGCGTGGCAATAAGGGAGTTATCTTTGGTAATAAAACGGCCTCCGTAACTAATGGGCGTACCTGGAGGCACTTCTTTCACATGGGAAACCATGGCCCGCAAGGAAATGGCTTGTTTGAGGGAAACCTTTTCCAGTTCTACTTCCCCCGAAGGCTCTAGTCCGTAAAGCATAATACCGGGACGCACCATATCAAAATAAGCTTCCGGATGGTCAATGATGGCAGCACTGTTCGCTGCATGTTTTATTTTAAACTTGAAACCCGTTTTATCTTCTATCTCCTTAACAAATTGTTCAAATAAAGCCAGCTGCTGCCGGGTAAAAGATTTATCTTTCTCGTCAGCCTTGGCCATATGAGTAAAGATACCTTCCACCTCTAAAGCCGGTAAGGATAAAATTTTCTCTATCTCTTTTAGGCTAAGTTCATTGGGGCGTAAGCCAATACGACCCATTCCCGTGTCAATTTTCAGATGGATAACAGCTTTCTTTGCTATTTCTGTAGATATTCGTGATAATTCTTGAGCTTCCTCCAGGGAAAACACGGTAAGTGTAATTCCGTTTAAAAGAGCCCTCCTGTAATCCTCCTTAGGCGTCCAGCCCAAGATGAGGATGGGTTTTTCAATGCCGTTTTCCCTCAACTGGACAGCTTCATTCATGATAGCCACACCAAAACGGTCAGCACCGGCTTTGTCCAGGCTTTTGGCAACTTCCACCGCTCCATGTCCATAAGCATTGGCCTTGACAATGGCCATCACCTGGACGGCCGGGCCTACCAGACGCCTTACTTCCCGGTAATTGTGAATAATGTTTGGCAAGCTTATTTCCGCCCACACCGGACGTTCTAGTATCACAGCTATACACCCCCGATTAGTTACTAGTTATTAGTTACTAGTTACTAGTTA
This window harbors:
- a CDS encoding type II toxin-antitoxin system PemK/MazF family toxin, giving the protein MVTVKRGDIFYADLSPVVGSEQGGTRPVLIIQNDIGNQYSPTTIVAAITSQLDKAKLPTHVEISCESCGLTKDSVILTEQIRTIDKRRLQEKVSSLDEVTMGKVSRALEISLGLVEL
- a CDS encoding CopG family ribbon-helix-helix protein, with the protein product MSETKRIMICLPADLLEEVDGIMTIEKKNRSEFIREAMRFYLAETKRKNLREQMRRGYLEMAQINLTLAQEAFYSELEVDILYQNKLVECL
- the alr gene encoding alanine racemase; its protein translation is MILERPVWAEISLPNIIHNYREVRRLVGPAVQVMAIVKANAYGHGAVEVAKSLDKAGADRFGVAIMNEAVQLRENGIEKPILILGWTPKEDYRRALLNGITLTVFSLEEAQELSRISTEIAKKAVIHLKIDTGMGRIGLRPNELSLKEIEKILSLPALEVEGIFTHMAKADEKDKSFTRQQLALFEQFVKEIEDKTGFKFKIKHAANSAAIIDHPEAYFDMVRPGIMLYGLEPSGEVELEKVSLKQAISLRAMVSHVKEVPPGTPISYGGRFITKDNSLIATLPLGYADGYSRLLSGQAQVIYRGQLAPVVGRICMDQCMFDATGLEPQVKQGDMVTLIGHDGDKFISVDELAQKLGTINYEITCMISARVPRVYVK